A window of Castanea sativa cultivar Marrone di Chiusa Pesio chromosome 1, ASM4071231v1 contains these coding sequences:
- the LOC142617250 gene encoding histone H4, giving the protein MSGRGKGGKGLGKGGAKRHRKVLRDNIQGITKPAIRRLARRGGVKRISGLIYEETRGVLKIFLENVIRDAVTYTEHARRKTVTAMDVVYALKRQGRTLYGFGG; this is encoded by the coding sequence atgtcaGGAAGAGGAAAAGGAGGCAAGGGTTTGGGAAAGGGAGGAGCGAAACGGCACCGTAAGGTTCTGAGGGATAACATCCAGGGAATTACGAAGCCTGCCATTCGGCGTTTGGCCAGGCGTGGCGGAGTCAAGCGTATCAGCGGGCTCATCTACGAGGAGACACGTGGCGTCCTCAAGATCTTCTTGGAGAACGTGATTCGCGATGCTGTGACCTACACCGAGCACGCTCGCCGCAAGACTGTTACCGCCATGGATGTTGTTTACGCTTTGAAGAGGCAGGGCAGGACTCTCTATGGTTTTGGGGGTTAA
- the LOC142617244 gene encoding histone H4 has translation MSGRGKGGKGLGKGGAKRHRKVLRDNIQGITKPAIRRLARRGGVKRISGLIYEETRGVLKIFLENVIRDAVTYTEHARRKTVTAMDVVYALKRQGRTLYGFGG, from the coding sequence atgtcaggaAGAGGAAAGGGAGGCAAGGGTTTAGGAAAGGGAGGAGCGAAACGGCACCGTAAGGTTCTGAGGGATAACATCCAGGGAATCACCAAGCCTGCCATTCGGCGTTTGGCCAGGCGTGGTGGAGTCAAGCGTATCAGCGGGCTCATCTACGAGGAGACACGTGGCGTCCTCAAGATCTTCCTGGAGAACGTGATTCGCGACGCTGTGACCTACACCGAGCACGCTCGCCGCAAGACTGTTACCGCCATGGATGTTGTTTATGCTCTGAAGAGGCAGGGCAGGACTCTCTATGGTTTTGGAGGCTAA
- the LOC142639615 gene encoding histone H4 — protein sequence MSGRGKGGKGLGKGGAKRHRKVLRDNIQGITKPAIRRLARRGGVKRISGLIYEETRGVLKIFLENVIRDAVTYTEHARRKTVTAMDVVYALKRQGRTLYGFGG from the coding sequence atgtcaGGAAGAGGAAAGGGAGGCAAGGGTTTGGGAAAGGGAGGAGCGAAACGGCACCGTAAGGTTCTGAGGGATAACATCCAGGGAATTACGAAGCCTGCCATTCGGCGTCTGGCGAGGCGTGGCGGAGTCAAGCGTATCAGCGGGCTCATCTACGAGGAGACACGTGGCGTCCTCAAGATCTTCCTGGAGAACGTGATTCGCGACGCCGTGACCTACACTGAGCACGCTCGCCGCAAGACCGTTACTGCCATGGATGTTGTTTATGCTCTGAAGAGGCAGGGCAGGACTCTCTATGGTTTTGGAGGCTAA